Proteins from one Sabethes cyaneus chromosome 2, idSabCyanKW18_F2, whole genome shotgun sequence genomic window:
- the LOC128734173 gene encoding lipase member H-A-like produces the protein MEDAAFCLKWMVFSTLFCILNAGDAPIVFPQDDHLTLASRYELDMDDMEYERDSDGDSRVPQLAIPRNDYDNYVRLPDKNGEFEVVSRISVVESRKNSSNYDAATYVKFRFYARSNNYQPVEVKFDEIQFLPDHHGFNTALPTKILIHGWLGSSESEVGEPLALEFLEQGDYNVLVVDWEEGASTLLYPVARYRVPKVADLVAALINNLLEFGQTSDQIGMVGHSLGAHIAGLAGKQAKEKVAFIIGLDPASPLFRYKKYMERLSANDAQYVEVIHTNGKILGFFKNIGNADFYPNGGITQPGCGWSLTCHHERSVHYFKESLREKNYLAKRCADVENLSSQCSLGRAALGGSELRRANKKPSGVYYVITAATKPFLRSTAEAA, from the exons ATGGAAGATGCcgcattttgtttgaaatggaTGGTTTTTTCGACGCTATTCTGTATTCTGAATGCAG GTGATGCCCCGATTGTGTTCCCGCAGGACGATCACCTCACACTTGCCAGTCGGTACGAGCTGGATATGGACGACATGGAGTACGAGCGGGACAGCGATGGTGACTCACGTGTGCCACAGTTGGCGATACCACGAAACGATTACGATAACTACGTGCGTCTTCCGGACAAGAATGGAGAGTTCGAAGTGGTCTCGAGGATAAGTGTCGTGGAGAGTCGGAAAAACAGCAGCAACTATGATGCTGCAACGTATGTCAAGTTTCGATTCTACGCCCGCTCAAACAACTACCAGCCGGTGGAGGTGAAGTTTGACGAAATTCAGTTCCTGCCCGATCATCATGGTTTTAACACGGCTTTGCCGACGAAAATCCTCATCCACGGTTGGTTGGGTAGCTCTGAGTCGGAGGTTGGTGAACcgttggctttggagtttttaGAACAGGGAGACTATAATGTGCTGGTAGTGGACTGGGAAGAGGGCGCCAGTACCTTGCTGTATCCGGTTGCTAGATATAGAGTTCCGAAGGTGGCTGATCTGGTAGCAGCCCTTATTAATAATCTCTTGGAATTTGGCCAAACTTCAGACCAGATTGGAATGGTAGGACATAGCCTAGGGGCTCACATAGCCGGCCTGGCAGGAAAGCAGGCGAAAGAAAAAGTTGCTTTCATAATCGGGTTAGATCCGGCTTCGCCCTTGTTCCGCTACAAGAAATACATGGAGAGATTGTCCGCCAATGATGCCCAATACGTGGAGGTGATTCACACGAACGGAAAAATTTTGGGATTTTTCAAGAATATTGGAAATGCGGATTTTTATCCAAATGGTGGAATAACGCAACCGGGATGCGGTTGGAGTTTAACCTGCCACCACGAACGGTCGGTTCATTACTTTAAGGAATCACTGCGGGAGAAAAACTATTTGGCTAAGCGCTGTGCCGATGTGGAGAACTTGAGTTCCCAGTGTTCCCTCGGCCGGGCAGCACTTGGGGGATCCGAGCTGAGGCGAGCGAATAAAAAACCAAGTGGAGTGTATTATGTGATCACGGCAGCAACTAAACCTTTTTTGAGATCGACCGCTGAGGCTGCATAG